Part of the Bradyrhizobium sp. AZCC 1721 genome, AGTCGATGCCGAAATGGTCATAGAAGCGGCGGTCTTCGGTCGCCAGCGTCGCCTTGATCAGATTGTCCGGAAAATCTTCCAGAGGGATCGAATCGTTATGTTTGATGCCGCGGTTGCCGATCGGGTTGCCGTAGCGGTCGAGGAACTGTACCGCGAGATCGGATTTCTTCAGCCAGTCGTCATCGGCGGTTTCGCGAAACGCGGGGATTGCCAGCGCCAACATCACGATCAGCCCGCCAAGGCCGATCGTGGCGGCTTCCGAAAACGGCTCGATGAAGACCCAGCGCTTCCAGCGGCCGACATAGAAGCGGTCCATGAAGGTGGAGTAGCGCTCATACAGCTCGCGCAGGCCCTTGCCCGACGAGAACAGCGTCGAGTCGATACGGGCATCCAGATCCAGAAGGAAGTTCCGGATCTTCTGCTTCAACTCTGGAGGTACGATCTGGCGCACCGGGACCCTTGATCTGTTCTGCTCGCGTCCGGCGGGGCCGGTCGAGACGTCTTGCTTGGATGTTGCGGCAAACCCAAGGCGCTTTTACGTCCTCGGGGACTCGCCATTGTTCTATCCGAGCGGGGGCTATAAACCAATGCTCTCGCTCACCATTTTGATGGTCAGCCCTAACGCTGCCGTTGGCTTTTGGCTCCGTAGTGAGACCCGCTTGCGCCCCCGTCGCCGGACCTCCTAGAAGGGCCGCAGCCGACCGACCCGAGAAAACGATTGATTGCATGACCGCGCCGCGCAAATCGCCTTCCGGCCAGGAGGGTTTCTTCTGGAAAACCAAGACGTTGGAGGAGATGTCCAGCGCCGAATGGGAAAGCCTGTGCGATGGTTGCGCGCGCTGTTGCCTGGAAAAGCTCGAAGACGAGGATACCGGCAAAATCTACTTTACCCATGTTTCCTGCAAACTGCTCGATTCCGGCCTGTGCACCTGCAAGGATTACCAGAACCGTTCCGACAAGGTTCCGGATTGTGTCCGCCTGACGCCCGAGAACGTCCGCACCCTGAGCTGGCTTCCGCCGAGCTGCGGCTACAAGCTGGTTGCCGAGGGACGCGATCTCTATTGGTGGCATCCGCTGATCTCGGGCGATCCCAATACCGTGCATGAAGCCGGCGTTTCGGTGCGCGGACGGGTCCAGGGCACCGAGGACGAGATCCCCGACGAAGACCTCGAGGACCACATCGTGCAATGGCCGGCCTTGTTGCCGAAGCGGGCGCGGCTCAAGAAGCGGCCCAAAGCCTGAATCTCCCGTCCTGATCGATCACGGAAACGCGACGATATTCTCGCGGGATGCACCCATGCGCACGAGGCGCTGCCCCGAGAGGAATTTGCCCTCTAAGGTGCTGGCCATATGGCGAATCCATCTCGGCGGCTTTGGTCGCGCAGAACAATATTACGTCCGACATGAACCAGCACCAGCGGCAGGGCCGTGAACCTGCCGACCAGACGACATTGCCCGACGATATCGGCGACGAGCTCTCGCGCATCACGACAGAGGTCATTGAGGTCAGCGATGCGCCGCCGATTGCGCCGCCCGCGCCGCTGACCCCGGACGAGGTCCGCACCATCCTGATGAGCCTGCTGCTGACGATGTTCCTGGCGGCGCTCGACCAGACCATCGTGGCGACGGCGCTGCCGACCATCGGCCGCCAGTTCAACGACGTCAGCAATCTGTCCTGGGTCATCACCGCCTATCTCCTGGCCTCGACCGCGGTTGCACCCGTATTCGGCACGCTGAGCGACATCTACGGCCGCCGCGTCATGATCACGGTTTCGCTTGCCCTGTTTACGGTCGGCTCGATTCTTTGCGCGGTGGCGCCCAACATGCCGGTATTGATCGTTGCGCGCGGCCTGCAGGGGCTTGGCGGCGGCGGCATCATGCCGGTCGTGCAGACCGTGATCTCCGACGTCGTGAGCCCACGCGAGCGCGGCAAGTACCAGGCCTACTTCAGCGGCGTCTGGATGGCGGCTGGGCTGATGGGCCCGGTGCTCGGCGGCGTGTTTGCCGAGCATCTGCACTGGTCGATGATCTTCTGGATCAACGTGCCGCTTGCGGTCGGCGCGATGTTTCTGCTGCTGCCGAAGATGGGCAAGATCCCGGTGTTCCACCGCCGCCGCAAGGTCGACTGGCTCGGCGGCGTGCTGCTGATGGCGTCTGCCGTCGTGGTCATGCTGGTGCTCACCTGGGGTGGCAACCGTTATGCCTGGCTGTCACCCGCGATCATGGCGATGATCGGCGCCTCGGTGGCGCTGGCGCTCGCCTTTGTTTGGCACGCGCGCAATGCCGAGGAGCCGTTCCTGCCGCTGCCGCTACTCGGCGGAACAGTGGTGCCATACGCCATGGTGGCGGGCGCTTGCGCACTGGGCGCGATCACCGGGCTGACCGTGCATCTGCCGCTGTATTACGAGGTCGTCTATCATCTGACCGCGAGCGAAGCGGGGCTTGCGCTGATTCCGCTCGCCGCGATCTCCACCTGTGGTGCCGCGATCGCCGGACGGACAATGGCGCGCGCCAAGCACTACAAGCGCGTGGCCATCGTGGGCACCTCGGCGGCGGCGATCTTCGGTATGGTGCTGACCGTGACGACGCTGCCGCTGTGGGGTTTGCTGATCGTCCTGTCGCTGTTCGCGCTCGGGCTCGGCACGACGTTCCCGGTCAGCGTGGTCTCGCTGCAGAACGCAGTGGCGCGCCCGCAGATCGGCACCGTCACGGGCGCGATGAATTTCTTCCGCGCGCTGATGTCGTCGTTCACGGTCGCTGCCTTCAGCGCGATCCTCTTGATGGCGCTCGGCGCCGGTATCTCACTCGGCGAACACCGGGGACCGGCGAATGCGATCCCCGTCGCCGACATGATCACGGCGTTCCGCTACGTGTTCGGAGCCGCCGCCGCGCTCTTGGCCTGCGCCGCGGTGTGTATCATCGCGATGGAAGAACGGCCGCTGGCCGGTCCGTCGACGCCTTCGGAGATGGCGGAGTAGGGCGCCTATTCGATTGGCATGCGAGCGCCCTTCGCGCCGTTTAGCAATCGCTTGAGGTGAAAGTTGGCCAGGGGATCCTCGGCGTGCGAACCGACAAGTGCGGCAAAGGCCGGCATTGCACTGCCATCGCCGGCCTCGAGCTTGGCGAAAGCTTCGCCATACAGTGAAGTCGCTGGCGCCCCAAAACTTGCTGCCGATAACGGCTCGTAGGCGCGCAATGGTTCGCTGCGCCCACGCAGCACGAGATCCCCGATCGGCCGGCCCCTGAAGTTCTCCACCGCGTTTGCAATTGTCGCGCTGACGCAGATTCGCGTGCCGAGAAACTTGTTGGCGGCTTCGAGTCGCGCCGCCGTGTTGATGGTGTCGCCGTAAGCGGTGTAGTCAAAGAAGCGGCTGCCCCCGAAATTGCCCACCAGCGCAGGACCCGCATGAACGCCGATGCGGGTGGCACCGAAATTCACGCCTTTCGCCTTCCACCGTTCGCGAAACGCCTCCGCCCATGCGTCGAGCTCCCGCGCACAAGCGACTGCACGCGTCGCATAGTCGGGCTGGTCGCTGGGCGCATTGAACAGTACCTCGATCGCATCGCCGATCACCTTTGCCACGGTCCCCTCATGGGCAAAGACGACATCGGTCATTCCGGTCACATATTCGTTGAGCAGCTGCCCGAGGAGTTCGGGCGCGGCAGCCTCAATGAGTGAGGTGAAGCCGGTTATGTCGGTGAAGATGACCGCAACGTCGCGCCAGGTCACCTCCGTGCTGTCGCCCACACTGGCCGCAAGCCGCTTGGCGAGCTCGGGCGAGAAATAGCGGGAGAGCGAAGCATGGGCTCGCTCGGCTTCCGTCTGACGGCGACGTGCCTCGCGCAGCATTTCGATGTGCCGCAGGGTCTTATCGATCGTCGCTTCGAGATCGGCAAAATCGATCGGCTTGGTCAGGAAGTCGAACGCACCGCGATTCATCGCGGTGCGGATGTTGCTCATGTCGCCGTAAGCCGACACGATAATGGTCGATTTCTTGTCCTCGGATTCTTGCAGCTTGGCGAGCAGCGACAGGCCGTCCATTCGTGGCATGTTGATGTCGGCGACCACCAAGTCGACGTGCGGATGCTCTTCTAGCGACTGCAACGCCGCGAGCCCGTCACGCGCAAACATGAAGCTGACCAAACCCTCGCGAACCTGCCGTCGGAATTTCTGAAGGACCAGCGCCTCCAGATCCGGCTCATCATCAACCACGAGGATGGTTGCGGTCATGCGGCTTGCTCGAGTCTGGCATCGATCTTCTGACGCAGCGTCACGAAATCGATCGGTTTGTTCAGAAGGTCAGTTGCGCCGTTCTCGAGCGCCTTGCGCCTGGTGTCGGCATCGCCATAGGCCGTGATCATGATGACCGGCACCTCGGGCCGCATCTCCTTGACCTTCGGCAGCATTTCCAGCCCCGTCATGCCGGGCATGTTGATGTCGGACAGGATCAGGATCAGCGAATGCTCGATGGTTGAGCCGACGCGCGCCAAAGCGTCCGGCGCGGACCGGGCGAAGTCCATGACGAATCGCTGTGCACGCAGGTCGCGGCGGAATTGCTGGCGGAACAACGCTTCCACGTCGGGCTCGTCATCCACAACTAGAACCAGAACACTCACGGCTATCCTCTGGACTTTTCTGCAAAATTGCTTGTTCGCGGCAACACGATACGGAATTCAGTGAAATGGCCTTGTTCAGTATCCACCTCAATGGTGCCGCCATGTTGCTTCACGATGATATCGTGGCTCATCGATAGTCCCAAACCGGTCCCTTCGCCGGCCGGCTTGGTGGTGAAGAAGGGGTTGAACATCTTCTCCTTTACCTCGGGCGGAATGCCGGTGCCGTTGTCGCGGATGCGGATTTCGACGGCATCGCCGAGGTTTCTGGTGCTGGCCTGCAGCGTCGGCTCGAAACCAGGCTCGCCGCCTTCCTTCCTGCGCTTGGTCACGGCGTAGAAACCGTTGGAGACCAGATTGAGGAACACGCGGGTAATCTCCTGCGGGAACACGTCGATCTGGCCCGCGGCTGGATCGAAGTCGCGCTCCAGCGTCACATTGAAGCCGGGCTTCTCGGCGCGGGCGCCGTGATAGGCGAGGTTGAGGCTCTCATCCACCAGTGCGTTGATGTCGGACGGCCGGTGCTCGCCGCCGCCCTCGCGGGAATGCAGCAGCATGTTCTTGACGATGGAATCCGCGCGCTTGCCGTGCTGTACGACTTTTTCGAGATTACCCTTCAGGAGTTCCGTCAGCTCATCCACTTCCGCGCGGATCTTCTCGCTCACCGCGGCTTGCCCGAGCGCGTCGTGCAGCTCCTCGGTCAACTCGGCTGAAAGGGCGGCAAAATTGTTGACGAAGTTGAGCGGGTTCTTGATCTCGTGGGCGATTCCCGCAGTGAGCTGGCCGAGCGAAGCGAGTTTTTCGGTTTGCACCAAGCGGTCCTGCGCGGTGCGCAACTCGTGGAGCGATTGCGAGAGATCGTTGGTTCGCTGCCGCAGCTCCTTGAGCAGCCGTGTGTTTTCGATCGCAATGACCGCCTGGTTGGCAAAACCGGTCAGCAGTGCGATCTGCTTCTCATTGAACGGCATGACTTCCCGGCGGTAGATTCCGATCGTGCCGACCAGTTCGCTGTCCTTGAGCATCGGAACAACGAGAATGGTTCGTGCACCTGCAAGATCGACGAGGTGCCGGGTCGGCGGGTCACCCTCGGCATACAGCGCGGAAGCGCTGAGATCAGGTGTGTGTGCGACCTGCCTGGTCCGCACGATTTGCCCGAGGATACCATCAGGCCGTACGCGGAAACTATCTTTCCTCGCCGACAGGAATTCCGGCGGGACATTGTGGAAAGCGACGGTACGAAAATTGTCATTCTCGCGGAGATTCATGAGTCCGAACTGCGCACCGCAAATGCGGGTCGCATTCTCCAACATACTTTGGAATACCGGTTCCAGATCGCCTGCTGATCGACTGATGACACCAAGCACTTCGGACGTCGCCGTTTGCTGCTCCAGGGATTCGGACAGCTCCCGCGTACGCTGCTGCACCTCCTCAAATAGCCGAACATTGCCGATGGCGATCACGGCTTGGTCGGCGAAGGTCTGCAGCAGGCTGATCTGTTTGTCGGTAAACGGGTGCACCTCCGTACGCCTGAGCAGGATCGCGCCGATGCTTTCGTTCTCGCGCAGCAGCGGCGCGCTCAAAATGCTACGAATGCCTTCGCTTCGCGACAGCTCTCGCGCTTCCGGAAACTCGGCGCCGTCCTCCGAAAATACGTCGCTCACATGTATCGGCATCTTGTCCACAACCGAGCGCCCTGCGACATAGTCACGGTTAATCGCGCGCTTCTCGCCAAAAATGACGGGTATTGGGCCATGATGTGCTTTGTAACCCAGGTGATCGTCTTCTTTCAGATAGACGATAGCATCATTGGCGTCGCAAAGCTCGCAGGCACTCTCGACAATGGCATCGAGCACCGGCCCGACGTCGGTCGGCGAGGAGGCGATGACGCGCAGGATATTGGCGCTGCCGGTCTGGTAGGTGAGGGCTTCCGAGAGATCGCTGGTGCGCTGCCGGACCTCGTTGAACAAGCGCACATTCTCGATCGCGATCACGGCCTGGTCGGCGAAAGTGGCGACGAGGTCGATTTGCTTCTGCGTGAACGGCTCGACCCGCCTGCGCGCCAGTACGATCACCCCGATCGGTTCGTTCTCGCGCAACAACGGCACGCCGAGCGTCGTCCGCTGGCCGGCCAGCGTGGTCGTTTCATGCAGTGTGTATTCGGGATCAGCCACGACATCCTCGATCTGAACCGGGCGCCTCTCGAGCACGGCGCGGCCGGTAACCGTGCCGTGGTCGACGGCCAGTGGATGATTCGTGAGGAAGTCGATATAGGCCTCAGTGTAGCCGACGGCGGCTCCCGCCCGATATTCGTCGCCTACGCGGCGCATGATGAAGGCCATATCCGCATCGCAGAGCTGCGCGGCTGAATTCACCAGCGTGTCGAGCACCGGCTGCAGGTCGAAGGTGGAGCGGCTGATGGTCTTGAGCACGTCGCCGACCGCCGTCTGCTGCCGCAAGGACTCGCTGAGATCATTGGTCCGCTGCTGCACCTCGTTGAACAGCCCAACATTCTTGATCGCGATCACCGCCTGGTCGGCGAACATCTGCAGCAAGCGGGTATGTTGTTCGCCGAACGGGCCGGGCGCGACGCGGGTGACGGTGATGATGCCGATCGCCGCGCCGTCATTCATCAGCGGTGCGAAAAGCATGCTGCGGTAGCCGCGGGCGCGCGCGATGTCGCGCGCCGCCGGTTCGAGATCGGTATCGGGCAATTCCACCGGCGCGCCGTCGCGCGTCAGCTGGTAGGGCGGAAACTCCGCGAGCGGGACCGGGAACGAGGCTTGCAACACGGCATCGCCCTCCGCGTCGGTCGGCGTGAAGGCAGCCAGATGAATCCTGTCGTCGCTGTAGCGGAACACAGCGGCAGAGAAGCCGCCGATCAGGCGGTTGGCGCTGTGCGCGATCGCCTCGAACACCGGCTGCACGTCGGAGGGCGAGGAGGCGATCACCTTCAAGATATCGGCGGTGGCGGTCTGCCGCTCCAGCGCCTCCTTTGTCTCGTTGAATAGTCGCGTATTCTCGATCGCGATCACCGCCTGGTCGGCGAACGTATGCAGCAGCTGGACGTGATGCGGCGCGAAGGCGCCGGGCTCGGCGCGGGTGACACTGATGATGCCAACTGGCGTGCCTTGGTTCATCAGCGGGGTGAACAACACACTGCGAAAGCCGCGCAGGCGGGCCAATTCCCGGTTCGCCTCCGGCACACCTTCGGCCTCCGTATCGGCGAACTGAATGGTCTCGCCGCTGCGAACCAGCTCAAAGATCGGGAACTCCGCGAGCTTCCTCGGGAACGAGGCCTTCAGCGCCTCATCGGCCTCAGGGTTCGTCGGGGTGTAGGCGACCAGATGAAGTTCATCGTCGACAAAATGCAGTACCGTGGTCGAAAACCCGACCAGCAAACGCTTGGCGCTTTCTGCTATGGCTTCGAACACCGGCTCCACATCGGAGGGCGAGGAGGCGATCACTTTCAGGATTTCGGCCGTTGTCGTCTGCCGTTCCAGCGCCTCGCGCGTCTCGTTGAACAGCCGCGCATTCTGGATCGCGATCACGGCTTGATCGGCGAAGGTCTGGACAATCGCGAGCTGCCCTTCCGAAAAACGGAATCCGGCCTGCGGATGGGTAAAGATGATCGTACCGATGCCTTGCTCTTGATCGATCAACGGCACGAAAGTAATGGATCGAAAACGGCCGGCGATTGCGGCCTTGCGCGTAAACTCCGGTGTGTCGGGAGCGGTAACGTCGGGGATCTCAATGATGCGACGTTCGAGAATCGCGCGAGCCGAAGGAGAGCGGTCCGGATCGAACGGAATAGGATATACCGAGCGGGCGCGATCGACATCAAAGCCGGTGATTGAAGCTGCTGTCGCACTCCAGTGCAGCTCGCCGTCTTCGAACGTTGTGATTGTCGCGCTGCAGGGTTCGAACAGCTTTGCCGCGCTGTTGACGATCGCCTCGAACACTGGCTGAACATCGGCAGCCGATCCAGCGATGACCTTCAGGATGCCGGCCGTGGCGCCTTGGCGGTCCCGCGCGAGGTTCAGTTCCCGACGCAGATTTGCGTTCTCGATCTCAAGCTCGATCTGGCGTGCCTTCGCCTCGTCGCGCTCGGCGCGGGCGGATTCGAGGCGCGACTCCATCTCGGTGATGGCCGATTCCAGCTCATCGATCGCGACCGACTTGTTCTCGGGAAGCGTCGCCATTCCAACTATCCATGCCCGAAGCGCGGGGCATGACCGATTGGCCCCTCGCGCCGCGGTTCCAACCGGATTATTTCATCCCGGAAGCCTTAGAGCCAGCGCTCATAGAGGTCTTAAGACGGCCTTTCGGTGCTCACGTCACCTTGATCGGGCGAGGAAACGTGTGATTGCGCCCCCAAGTCTTGCGCCTTCCAAGGGCTCAGCGAGCGAGGCTTTTGCGGCTGCGACAAGGCCGTCGGGCGCATGGCCCTTGCTCCCGGCTATCTCGCAGCAGGCCAGCGCGTAGTCGACAGAGAATTCCGGATGCGTAGAGCAGTCCGGCATATTCGGTGAATGCCGATGACAGGATGGTTTTGGCGCCCGGGGGCGGCGTGACGACCTGATCCTGATGCGAGGCGGCCAGCGCTATGCGCGGGCCTTCGACGACGCCGTTGCCGGGCGCCACGTCGTAAACGTGCCGCCCGATGCCCCAGCCTTTCTCGGACTTGCGCACGGTGCCGCCCAACGCCTGTGCGATCAATTGATGGCCGAAGCAGACGCCGACCATCGGCACCTTGTTCTCGTGGGCTGCGCGCACGAAGTTCTCGAGCGGGGCGATCCACTCGAACCCGTCATAAACGCCGGCCGCGGAGCCGGTGATGAGGATCGCCTCCAGACTTTCGATGTCCGGCAGCGGATCGCCAGCGGGAATGCGGACGGTATTGAAGGTGAAGTCGGCGTCGGCGGCGCCGATCATCTGCTCGAACATCTGCGGATACGATCCGTAGAGTTCGCGGTTTTTGGGACTGACCAGCCCGGTTTCGATGATGGTGACGCGCGACATCGGCGATTGATGGTCTCTCTGCGTACCCTCAGGTCCCCGGCCTTGACACCTCGGTCTCCTTGCTGGTGATGAATTCCAACAGCACCGGGACGCCTTCCTGTGTCTTCTGGATACCGCGCCTGATGGCGGGGATGATGTCTTCCGGCTTCGTCACCCGCTCGCCATAGCCGCCGAACGCGCGCGCCATCGCGGCGTAGTCGCCGGAAATGTCGGTGGAGCGGTATTTCTCGGTCGAGATCGGCATCACCTTCAGTTCGATCGCCATGGAAAAATTGTTCAAGAGGATCGACATGATCGGGATGCGTTCGCGCACCGCGGTTTCGAAATCCATGCCGGTGAAGCCGATCGCGGCGTCGCCCCAGACGTTGATGCAGAGCTTGTCGGGTTTTGCCAGCTTGGCGCCCATCGCAAGGCCAAGGCCGTAGCCGAGCTGCGTGGTCTTGCCCCAGCCGATATAGGACAGAGGCTCGACCGATTTCCAGAACGGCGAAAGCTGGTCGCGCGGGCTGCCGGCGTCGTGGGTGATGATGGTGTTGTTGATGTCGACGGTGTGCTGCAGGTCCCACAACACCCGATAAGGGTTCAGCGGCGCTTCGTTATGCGTCAGCTTCGGCATCCATTTCGCCAGCCATTCCTTGTGAGAGGCGGCGATCTCGGCGGCGACCGCGGTTGCGTCGCGATCGGACGTAACAGTCTTGCCGATCTCTTCCAGCAAGGCATCGAGCACCAGGGCAGCATCGCCAACCAGACCGATTTTGGCCTCGACATCCTTGTTAAGATGGTTCGGATCGAGCGTGGAATGAATGATGGTCTTGCCCTTCGGCATGGCGATGCCGAACGAGGTTTCGGTGAACGAGCAGCCAATTCCTAAGATCACGTCGGCGTCGCCCAAGAATTTCGGCACCGCGCGTGGCACGGCGAGGCCGCCCGAGCCCAGCGATAGCGGATGCGTCTCCGGAAACGACGACTTGCCGCCAAGGCTGGTCGTGACGGGAATGGCGAGGCGCTCGGCCAGCCGTCTGAGCTGCGGCCAGGCCTTTGCGTAATGCACGCCCTGACCGGCATAGATCACCGGACGCTTCGCGGCGATGAGCAGGGCGGCCGCTTCCTTCACATGCAGGGGATCCGCGCCGTAACGGGTGCGCAGCACCGGTGTATAGTTGAGAGGCTCCGGCACTTCCTCGTTCCACATGTCGGCCGGGATTTCGACAATGACCGGTCCGCCGCGGCCATTCTTCAATTTGGTGAACGCTCTCCGGAAGATGTTGCAGACTTCCGCCGCGATGTTGATCGGCTCGGACGACTTCGAGAACGCCTTCATCGCCTGGCTGGAATTGAAGTTCGGGTCGATATTGGCGAGCCTGCGCGCATAGCCCATCGGCAGCACCAGCACGGGGACGGATTCGCCGTAGCATTGCGCCACGCCGCCCATCGCGTTCTCGGCGCCGGGCCCGTGCTGCATGCAGAACGCGCCGATCGAACGGCCCGAGGTGACGCGCGAGATAGCATCCGCCATGTGAACGCCGATGCGCTCCTGCCGCACCATCACCGGGCGGATGTCGGCATTGGCGGCATATTCGATGAGATGATTGACCGGATAGCCGCAGAGGATTTCGATTCCCTCGCGTTTCATGATTTCCGCGATGGCGGCGCCGAGTTTCATGACGGTCTCTCCCCCTGGATGCAGGCCGGTTTGGGTCCGGCCAATTTGCGACAGTAGGAACAGGATTTCCACGCGAGGTAAAGCGAAGCTGCACGTGCGCGCGGAAGTGCTGATATGCGTTTCGTAGCCTTTGGCCGCGATCGACCGTCAACAGGGGCGCGGTTCCTCGTCAGCCTTAATCAATCGTTCATTCTGTTCTTCAAGGCCTCTTCAACGGTTCCGCCCTAGAGTTTAATCAGTATGGCGCGGGAGAAAGTCCGGGGGGGGGGGAGCGTCGACAGGAGCTTGTCTATGCGTCGATTACTGGCACGATTTGTAGACGATGAATGCGGCGCTACCGCCATCGAATATTGCCTCATTGCGGTCGGCCTCAGCATCGTGATCGTCGCCGCCGTCGACGGCATCGCCATCGTGCTCCGCGAGATATTCACCGACGTCAGCACCGGGCTCAAGTAGCGGCAAGGCCGCACAGACATCATGCTGGAACTGCTGTTTGGGCCGCTGTTGGTATCCTGGGGGCCATCAATTCTGGCCTACGTCCAGCAACATCCGTGGCGCGTGTTCTCCGTGATATTGGTCGCAGCCTGGTTGATCGATTGGATGGTCAACGACCGGTCGTCTGGTGGCTGCGATGGCGGGCTGGACTTTGGCAGCGGGGACGGGGACGGCGGCGGGGATTGAAACCGGCGCTATTTGTCTTCTGGGTCCGCATTGAGGGCCCGCAGCATCGCGATCCGCGCGAACATCATCCAGCCGCCGCCGGTCTCGGCCGCGTTGATCAGATTTTCCACCGCGACCTGCCAGTGCGCCTCGTGCTGCACTTTCTCCGGCAAGGTCATGACATAGTCGGCGGCCTGCTGCAGTGTCGCGAGCTTACGGCCGCTGCGAAGCGGTATCGGATCATCGAACGGCGTCGACCACGGCATCGCGCGCTAGATGGTGCTATCTATCGCGCTCCTTGCCCGATCATCCGGCCTTCTTGGTGCGGGCGGCGGTACGCACCGGCTTTTCCGCCTTCTTCGGTGCTTCCTTCGCCGTCTCCTTGGCGGCGCGCTTTCCGCTACCGCTGATCGGCAACAGCATCTCGCGCTGGCCGGCGGCGGCCTTCTTCGGCTTCTTGCCCTTGGCCTTGGCGGCGGCAGGGGCGGCCTCTTTCTCGCTGGCGATGCTGCGCTTCAGCGCGTCCATCAGGTTGATGACGTTGCCGCTGGTCTTCGGCGCCGCCTTGGCCTTCGTGCTCAGGCCGTTGCGCTTCTGGTTGATCAGATCGATCAGCGCCTGCTCGTAGCGGTCCTCGAATTGCTCGGGTTCGAATGAGGCGGATTTCTGCTCGACGATATGCTTTGCCAGATCAAGCATATCCTTGGTGATCTTCACGTCCTGGATATCGTCGAAATATTCCGTCTCGTTGCGCACTTCATAGGGATAGCGCAGCAGCGTTCCCATCAGCCCCTTCTCGAGCGGCTCCAGCGCTATGATGTGCTCGCGGTTGGTCAGTACCACGCGGCCGATCGCGACCTTGTCCATGCTGCGGATGGTTTCACGGATCACCGCAAATGCATCGTGGCCAACCTTGCCGTCCGGAACGAGATAATAGGGGCGGATCAGATAGCGGCCGTCGATATCGGATTTCGGAACGAATTCGTCGATCTCGATGGTGCGGGTCGATTCCAGCGCGATGTCGTCTAGCTCATCCTTCGACACTTCAATGTAGGTGTCGGTATCGATCTTGTAGCCCTTCATGATGTCTTCGCTGGCGACTTCCTCGCCGGTCTCGGCGTCGACCTTGGCGTATTTGATGCGGTGGCCGGTCTTGCGGTTGATCTGGTTGAACGAGACCTTCTCGGTGTCCGACGTCGCCGGATAGAGGGCGACAGGACAGGTCACGAGCGACAGGCGCAGAAAACCCTTCCAATTGGCGCGAGGGGCCATGGGCTACTCCGAAAATACGCAACAGACGAACGGGAAGGATACCACCGGATCACCCCGTCTCAAACATGCCGGGCTGCGGAATCTCGGAACGGCGTTAACCCTCGAGGGGCCCGTTCTGAGCCGGACCTGCGACCTTTTTAACACGGCGACCGCGCGACACGGCCCAAATACCCGGAACATCACTTTTGATCATGCGTTGCTTTCACAGCCGGTGTCGGAGCATTCGCTGACATTACAGGCACTTACTCGAAGAGGTCCCCATGGCAACGAAACGACATGGCCAGATCGTCGAAACCCCGACCGAGGCGCGCCAAGCTGAACCCGGTCCGTCCGTGCTTGCACTCCTGACGGTATCGACCGGGCTCGCGATTCTGATCCTTGGCATCGTCTGGTTCATATTCTTCCGCACATAAGGGACTGACCGAGGCTGCGCGACCTGGGTGTTTATCCGCGCGGCTGGGCCGTGGGTCCCGCTTTTCGGGAGCCATTGCCGCAAGCAACCTGCCGGCCCCCTTGGGGCCTCCGATCGGGCATGTTAGGCGTTGGGCCTGCGGTTTGGGGGCGTACCCGGGCCC contains:
- a CDS encoding MDR family MFS transporter; amino-acid sequence: MNQHQRQGREPADQTTLPDDIGDELSRITTEVIEVSDAPPIAPPAPLTPDEVRTILMSLLLTMFLAALDQTIVATALPTIGRQFNDVSNLSWVITAYLLASTAVAPVFGTLSDIYGRRVMITVSLALFTVGSILCAVAPNMPVLIVARGLQGLGGGGIMPVVQTVISDVVSPRERGKYQAYFSGVWMAAGLMGPVLGGVFAEHLHWSMIFWINVPLAVGAMFLLLPKMGKIPVFHRRRKVDWLGGVLLMASAVVVMLVLTWGGNRYAWLSPAIMAMIGASVALALAFVWHARNAEEPFLPLPLLGGTVVPYAMVAGACALGAITGLTVHLPLYYEVVYHLTASEAGLALIPLAAISTCGAAIAGRTMARAKHYKRVAIVGTSAAAIFGMVLTVTTLPLWGLLIVLSLFALGLGTTFPVSVVSLQNAVARPQIGTVTGAMNFFRALMSSFTVAAFSAILLMALGAGISLGEHRGPANAIPVADMITAFRYVFGAAAALLACAAVCIIAMEERPLAGPSTPSEMAE
- a CDS encoding response regulator, producing MSVLVLVVDDEPDVEALFRQQFRRDLRAQRFVMDFARSAPDALARVGSTIEHSLILILSDINMPGMTGLEMLPKVKEMRPEVPVIMITAYGDADTRRKALENGATDLLNKPIDFVTLRQKIDARLEQAA
- a CDS encoding YcgN family cysteine cluster protein, encoding MTAPRKSPSGQEGFFWKTKTLEEMSSAEWESLCDGCARCCLEKLEDEDTGKIYFTHVSCKLLDSGLCTCKDYQNRSDKVPDCVRLTPENVRTLSWLPPSCGYKLVAEGRDLYWWHPLISGDPNTVHEAGVSVRGRVQGTEDEIPDEDLEDHIVQWPALLPKRARLKKRPKA
- a CDS encoding adenylate/guanylate cyclase domain-containing protein, with the protein product MTATILVVDDEPDLEALVLQKFRRQVREGLVSFMFARDGLAALQSLEEHPHVDLVVADINMPRMDGLSLLAKLQESEDKKSTIIVSAYGDMSNIRTAMNRGAFDFLTKPIDFADLEATIDKTLRHIEMLREARRRQTEAERAHASLSRYFSPELAKRLAASVGDSTEVTWRDVAVIFTDITGFTSLIEAAAPELLGQLLNEYVTGMTDVVFAHEGTVAKVIGDAIEVLFNAPSDQPDYATRAVACARELDAWAEAFRERWKAKGVNFGATRIGVHAGPALVGNFGGSRFFDYTAYGDTINTAARLEAANKFLGTRICVSATIANAVENFRGRPIGDLVLRGRSEPLRAYEPLSAASFGAPATSLYGEAFAKLEAGDGSAMPAFAALVGSHAEDPLANFHLKRLLNGAKGARMPIE